The window CAGGAGCGAGACGACGCCCACGATCACGGTGCCCTCCTTGCGGTACACCGATTCGGCCAACAGGCCGCCGATCCCGTGGATGTTGAAGATCTTCTCGGTGATGACCGCTCCGCCCATCAGGGCTCCGAGGTCGGCGCCGAGGAAGGTGACGATCGGGATGAGCGCGTTGCGCAGCGCGTGGTTGCCGACGACGCGGCGACGGGGCAAGCCCTTCGCGGTCGCGGTGCGCACGTAGTCGGCGCGCATCGTCTCCATCATCGACGTACGGGTCAGTCGGGCCACGTACGCGAGCGAGGTCGAGGCGAGTACCAGCGCCGGGAGGAGGTAGGCGCGGATGCCGTCGTTCTCGTTGAAGGAGACGGAGAAGAAGTCGATGCCCCAGCTCTTCTTGAGCTGGACGCCCAAGGTCAGCTGAAGGATGAACCCACTCACGAAGACCGGGATCGAGATCACGAGCAGCGTCGAGAGCAGGACGAGCTGGTCGAGGAACTTGCCCCGGCGCAGCGCGGCCATGATGCCGGCGAGCACGCCGACGACGGCCTCGATGAGGAACGCGATGATCGCGAGGTTCATCGTGTAGGGGAAGGCTTCGGTGATCTTGTCCCAGACGGAACGCCCGGTGAGCGTCTCGCCGAAGTTGCCCTGGAACAGGTTGGTTATGTAGTTCCAGTACTGGGACAGGAACGAGTCGTTGAGGTGGTACTTCTCGCGAAGCATCGCCGCGACGATCGGGTCGGCCTTCTTCTCTCCGGCCAGTGCCTGGATCGGGTCACCGGGGAGCTTGAAAGCCAGCCAATAGATGAGGAACGTGGCACCGAGCAGTACAGGGATCGCCTGTACGAGTCGGCGGATGAGGTAGCGGCCCATCAGACCTCCAACGGAAGAACAGGGGGAAAGGGCGGGCGGGCGGAAACCTGATTCCGCCTGCCCGCCCCCGCAGTCCCCTTGGTGAAGAGGGGTGTCAGCTGAGTTCGACGTTCGCCAGGTCCATGCGGCCCTGGGCGTCGACCTCGACGTTCTTCACGGACTTGGAGTAGGCCGAAGAAGACATGTACGTGAAGACGGGGATGTACGGAAGGTCGCGGATGATGATGTCATCGGCCTTCTGGTACAGCTTCAGACCCTCAGCGGGGTCCTTCGCCTCGTCCGCCTGCTTCATGACGGCCTCGAACTCGTCGTTCTTGTAGTGGCCGTAGTTGGAGCCGTTCTCGATCGCGACCTTCGAGAAGATCGGACGGAGGTAGTTCTCGGCCGCCGGGTAGTCCATGGACCACGCCATGCGGAACGCGCCCTTGTACTTCGAGGCGCCCAGGTCGTCCAGCATGTCGCCGAACTTGGCGTACGGCTTGGCGGTGACCTCGATGCCGAGGTTCTGCTTCAGCTGGTTCGCGACGGCCTCGATCCACTCCTTGTGGCCGCCGTCGGCGTTGTAGCCGAGCTCCATCTTGTTGCCCGGGATGCCGCCGGCCTTCTCGAAGATCTCCTTCGCCTTGGCCGGGTTGTACGTGCCGAACTCGCCGAGCGCGCCCTTGCGGTAGCCGGGGACGATCGGGCTGATGAAGTCGTCGGCCGGCTTGCGGGTGCCGTTGAAGATGCTCTTGCCGATGGCGTCCCGGTCGATGGCCATGGAGATCGCCTGACGGATCTCCAGCTTGCCGAAGGTCTCGGGGTTCTGCTCGAGCGGCAGGCCGACGTAGCCGACACCGGACTCCGGCTTGTAGATGTAGCGCTCGCCGAACTCCTGGGAGACGGTGGCCATCGCCGAGATGGGGAGCTTGTCCAGGATCTGGATGTTGTCGGCGCGCAGGTCGTTGTACGCCGTGTCCAGGTTGTCGTAGATCTTGAAGGTGACGCCGGACAGCTTGGCGCGACCCTCGGCCGGGTACTTGTCGTACCGCTTGACCTTGATCTGCTTGTTGTGGTCCCAGACGCCGTCCATCTGGAAGGCACCGTTGCCGATGGGGGCCTCGCCGAACTTCTTCGGGTCGGCCTCGAAGGCCTTCGGCAGCGGGTAGAAGGCGTTGTAGCCCAGCATCGTCTTGAACTGGGAGAAGGACTCCTTCAGCGTGACGGTGAAGGTGTTCTCGCTGACGACCTTGAGGCCCTTGAGCTCCTTGGCGGTGGGCTTCTTGTCCTTGCCCGGGGCCAGCTCGTCGGAACCGTCGATCTTCGAGAAGAAGGGCAGGCCCTCGGCGGCGTTGTCCTGGTTGGCACCCCAGTTCCAGGCGCGGACGAACGACTGGGCGTCGACCTTCTCGCCGTTGTGGAAGGTGTAGCCGTCCTTGATCTTGATCGTCCAGGTCTTCGAGTCCGTGGTCTCGATGGACTCGGCGACCGCGAGCTTCGGCTCGTTGGTCTTGTTGTCGTACTTGACCAGACCGGTGAAGAGCGCGTTGAGAACCTCGGCACCTTCGGACTCGGCGGTGTTCTGACCGACCAGGCCGTGCTGCGGCTCACCAAGCTGCACGGTGATGTTGCCGCCACCCTCGCCTGCGTTGTCCTTGCTGGTGCTGCAAGCCGTGGCAGCCATCGCCACGATGACGGCACCCGCGACCCACTTGGCGCTCGTTGCTCCGCGCATGGGTAATTGCCTCCTCAGGAGTCACTGTCGATTCGTGAAGGACCCGGCTCGCTGACACCCCTGACAGCGAAATCCGGTCCCATCGTGTGTGCTCGTGAGTCGACGCTCCCCACAGCGTGTGACCCATTGACCCGAGCTCAATGGAGCCATCCTCGGGGACTGCCAGACCGTAAACCACACTTAAGTGGTCTCGTTTTCACAACATCACCGCATGGCGAAAACCCGAAATCCGGACAAACAGATAGGAGACAGACACGTGCGAAACGGACGGTTAGCTCATCATCCGGAGTGTCACGATCGGTATCCGGACACCAGAACGAAACAATCCGGTTGACAAACGCGAACGGCCCCGCCCCTCACGATGATCCGTGAGGGGCGGGGCCGTGCCACAGGACGAGTTTCGGCCGGCCGCGGAGCGGCGGCCGACAAGCCCTGGTACTGCGTGCCTACTTGCCGGACTTGGCGCGCGAAGCGGTGCGCGAGCGCTCCTTCTGGTCCAGGACGACCTTGCGGATGCGGACGGCCTCCGGGGTCACCTCGACGCACTCGTCGTCGCGGCAGAACTCCAGGGACTGCTCCAGGGAGAGCTTGCGGGGCGGCACCACGTTCTCGGTGTTGTCCGCCGAAGCCGCACGCATGTTGGTGAGCTTCTTCTCCTTGGTGATGTTCACGTCCATGTCGTCGGAGCGCGAGTTCTCACCGACGATCATGCCCTCGTACACCTCGGTGCCGGGCTCGGTGAACAGGACACCGCGCTCCTGGAGGTTGATCATCGCGAACGGCGTCACGGAGCCGGCGCGGTCGGCGACCAGGGAACCGTTGTTACGGGTCACCAGCTGGCCGAACCACGGCTCGTGGCCCTCGTGGATCGAGTGCGCGATGCCGGTGCCGCGCGTACCGGTCAGGAACTCGGTACGGAAGCCGATGAGACCGCGTGACGGGACGACGAACTCCATGCGGACCCAGCCGGAGCCGTGGTTCGACATGTTGTCCATGCGGCCCTTGCGGACGCCCATGAGCTGCGTGACCGCGCCCATGTGCTCCTCGGGGACGTCGACCGTCATGCGCTCGACCGGCTCGTGCACCTTGCCGTCGATCTCCTGCGTGACGACCTGCGGCTTGCCGATGGTCAGCTCGAAGCCCTCGCGGCGCATCTGCTCGACCAGGATGGCCAGCGCGAGCTCACCGCGGCCCTGGACCTCCCAGGCGTCGGGGCGCTCGGTGTCGAGGACGCGGAGCGAGACGTTGCCGATCAGCTCGCGGTCGAGGCGGTCCTTGACCTGGCGGGCGGTGACCTTGCGGTCCTTGACCGCGGACTTGGCGTCCGCGCCCTTGCCGCTGCCGCCGCGGCCGACCATCGGGGAGGTGTTCGTGCCGATGGTCATGGAGATCGCCGGCTCGTCGACCGAGATCAGCGGGAGCGCGATCGGGTTCTCCGGGTCGGCGAGGGTCTCGCCGATCATGATGTCGGGGAAACCGGCGACGGCGCAGATGTCACCCGGGCCCGCCACCTCGGCCGGCTTGCGGGTGAGCGCCTCGGTCATCATCAGCTCGGTGATGCGGACGTTGGAGATGGTGCCGTCACGCTTGATCCAGGCGACGGTCTGACCCTTGCGGAGCTCGCCCTGCTCGACGCGCACCAGGGCGATGCGGCCGAGGAAGTTGTCGGCGTCCAGGTTGGTGACGTGGGCCTGGAGGGGGGCCTCCTCGTCGAACACCGGGGCGGGGACGTGCTCCAGGATGGTGGAGAAGAACGGCTCCAGGCTGTCGCTGTCCGCGGGGACGGTGCCGTCCTCGGGCTTGGTCAGCGAGGCGACGCCGTCACGGCCGCAGGCGTAGACGATCGGGAACTCGATCTGCTCCTCGTCGGCGTCCAGGTCGAGGAAGAGGTCGTACGTCTCGTTGACGACCTCGTCGATCCGCGAGTCCGGACGGTCCGTCTTGTTGATGCAGAGGATGACCGGCATCTTCGCCTGCAGCGCCTTGCGCAGCACGAAGCGGGTCTGGGGCAGCGGGCCCTCCGACGCGTCCACCAGCAGGACGACCGCGTCCACCATCGACAGACCGCGCTCGACCTCACCACCGAAGTCGGCGTGGCCGGGGGTGTCGATGATGTTGATCGTGATGGGCGCCCCGCCGTCCTTGGGGTGGTACTTCACCGCCGTGTTCTTGGCGAGGATCGTGATGCCCTTCTCACGCTCCAGGTCGTTCGAGTCCATCATGCGGTCGTCGAGGTGCTGGTGGGCGGCGAAGGCACCGGCCTGCTTGAGCATGGCATCGACGATGGTCGTCTTGCCATGGTCGACGTGGGCGACGATGGCGACGTTACGGATGTCGTGGCGCGTGGGCACTTCGGCGCTTCTCCCGGGATCGTGGATGGCGGCGCGTACGGTCCGGCACGCGAGCCTCGACCGGGCGGAAAACCTGCCACGGCCTTACCCCATCGTACGTCGGATGGCGGGAACCGGCTGCCGGGGGGTCTGTCAAGAGGCCGGACGACTGAGCGGGACCGAGGATGAGGTGGGGTGTCTCGGTCGCGCCAGACGCCTGTGTCCACTGGGGATTCACGCAGGTCTACAGGGTGTTCACGCGGGTCAACGGGTATCAACGACCTTGCCCGCCGGGTGTCCGGCGGGCAAGGGACTTGAGTCACTTCTGAGCTTGTGACCCGTGGGTCAACCTGCCGAACCCCCCTTTGTCACCACTTCTTCTCCCCGCGTCCTACTTCTTCTTCTCGTCGCCCTTGGCCGGGGCGGCCTTCTTCCAGCCGATGTCCTGGAAGCGGGGGGCGCCGAGGCCGAAGGCGCCCGCGTTGACCAGATTCGGCTTGACGGCGACCAGCTCGGGGCGCTGGTACAGCGGGACGGAGCCGGCCGCGGCCCAGATCCGGGCGTCGGCCTTGCGCATCAGCTCGCGGGACTGGTCCTCGTCCAGTTCGCCGACGGCCTGGTCGAAGAGCTGGTCGATGTGGTCCGTGCCGACCCGGGTGTAGTTCTGTTCGACGAGGAGGGACCCGTCGGCGGCGGGTTCCGGCTTCGCGAAGATGGGCCGGGCGTCGGTGGCCGGGTAGGCCGTCGCCGGCCAGGAGTACAGGGCCAGGTCGTACTGGCCCGAGGCGATGTGGTCCTTGAAGAAGCTGTCGTCCGCCACCTTGGTCAGCTCGGTGTTCACGCCGAGCTTGCGCAGCATCTGCGAGATCCGCTCGCCGACCGCCCGCAGGGCCTCCGAGCCGGGGCCGGAGGGAAGGACGAAGCGCAGGGTGAGCGGCTTGCCGTCCTTGGCGAGCACGCTGCCCGAGGTGTGGGCCTGCTTGGCCGGGGCCGGGCTGGCCTTGGCGGGCTCCTTGTCGTCCTCGCCCTCCTCGCCGTCGAGGGTCGGGCCGCGCTTTCCGTCGTCCTGCGCCTGGTCCTCGGTCCCGGCTTCCTCCCGGGCCCGGGCCTGGGCCTGCGCCTGGCCGAGCAGCGTCGTCTCCTGCGCCGCCGCGAACGGGGCCGAAGAGAGCCGCCCCTCGCGGGCCTCGGGTGCGGAGGCGTCCGCGTCGACGATCTCGCCGTCCGGCAGCCGGCCCTCGGGGAGGTCCTCGTCGTGGTCGCCGTCGGAGCCGTCGTGGTCGCCGGGCGCGCGGGCCGGCGCCTTGGCGTCGCCGGCCTTCCCGTCGTCCTGGCCGACGATGTAGAGGCCGTCGTTGCCGGTGCCCGGGCCCGAGGGGGTCTTGCCGTCGTCCTGCCCGGCCGTCTTGTCGCTCTCGGGGCCGGCCTTGGTGCCGAGGGGCGCGGTGAGCTTGCCGCCCTGGCGCCATCCGGCGTCGGCGAGCAGGGCCTGGGCGGCCTGGGTGTCCTGGCCGCCGAGCGCGTCGCTGTTGTCGGCGTACGCGCGCTGCCCGGCGAGCGCCAGGTGGCTGCCCACCGGCTTCGCGGGCAGGCCGAGCGGCTTCAGCACGATCTCGGCCAGCGCCTTGCGGTCCAGGGCGCGGGCCACGGCGCGTCGGACCCGCTCGTCGGCGAGGGGGCCGGTGGAGCCGTTCATCGCGAGCTGCGTGTAGGCGGGCTCCAGCGACTTGCGGACCGTGAAGGTGCGCAGGGCCGCCTGCTCGTCGGCGTACTTCCTGACCGCTTCCGCGTCCTTGCGGCGGGTCTCCTGTTCGGCGGCGGCCTTGCTCTCGTCCTGCCCGTACGCCACCGCCCAGGACAGGGTGGCCTGGGCGGCCGTCACGGAGGTGCCGGGGCCGTGCGCGCCCTTGGCGCCCGAGGCCCGGCCGCCGTCGCGCAGGGCGAGGGCGATCCGGTCGGCGCCGGCGCGGTCGATCTCCGCCATGTCGAGGCGGCCGGCGGCCAGGGCGGCCGGGCGTTCGGCGCGGGGGACGGCCGTGAGGACCAGGGTGTCCAGCTTGGCGGGGCGGCCCCACCAGCGGGCGTTGCGGGTGAGCGCCACGGTGCCGGTCTTCTTGTCGACGGCCCCGAGGTTGAAGGGTCCGGCGGTCACCTTGAGGGCGCCGCGGGCGCCTTCGTTGAAGGCCTCGGGGGTGCCCGTGACCTGCTTCGGGTAGAGCGGGCTGAAGAGGGAGCGCCAGTCGGCGTACGGCTTGGCGAAGGTGACCTTGACCTCCAGGTCGGTCTTGCCCCGCTCGATCTTCTCGATGCGCTCGTAACCGGCGTTGCGGGCGGTCCAGTACGCCGAGTCCTTGCCGTTCAGGGCCCTCCACTGGGCCACGAAGTCGGCGGCCCCGATCTCCCGGCCGTCGCTCCACACCGCCTGCTGGTTCAGCTTGTACAGCACGACCTGCTTGGGCTCGCGCTCGGTGACCTCGGCCTTCTCCAGGTAGTCCGGGTTGACCACCGGGCGCCCCTTGGCGTCCATCACGAACAGTTGGGGCAGCACCGCCCCGGCGATGCGGCCGGTGGCGGCGTCGGCGTCGGCCTGGAAGGTGTTCAGGGTGTCCGGGAGGTTGTCCACGGCCCAGCGCAGGACACCGCCGTCGACGACCCGGTCGCGGGCGGTCGTCGCGATGTCCTGGCCCGCGGCGGCCGGGCCGCCGTCGTCCTCACCCGCGCCGCATCCCGCGAGCAGCGGCAGTGCGAGGACTCCCGAGGTCAGGAGCGCCAAGGACCTGCGCCTTCTCTGGGTCATGGGTGGTACCTCCGGGGCGGGGCGTGGGTGCGTGAGCAGGGGGGACTTGATCACGTTCGGCGGTATATGGAGCTGATCACACTGGGTGCCGAAGCCCACTGAAATCCACGGCCCCCCGGGTCTCCCGCACCACACCCTCGCCACGCCGCGAACCCCACCCGTGCGGACCAATCGCCCCGGCGGCGCGAGCGCGCGTTCCCCCGGAAGAGGGACGGGGACGGGGGTGCGGGGGCGCACGGATCAAGCCCTCGCGCCCGCAATCGGTGCACGTGCCTTCACAACCGGGGACGGGAGGGGCGACACTCTCAGGCGCCCGTGAGCACGGCCACCGCACCCGCGGAAGTGAGGGCAAGTCATGTCCCTGCACGATGATTTGACCGCCGTACGACGCGACCTCGACGAGCTCGTCCGCAAGGTCGAGCGGCTGGAGCGCACGGCGGGGCGCCGGGATGCGCAGGGCCCTCGGCCCGCGGCCCCCGACCCGTCCCGGATGGTGACCATCCCCGACGCGCCGTACGACAGCACGCTGTGGACGGACACCGACGACGAGGGTCTCGGCGCCCGCGACCGGCGCGCCCCCTGACCGACCCGGCTGGGCACCACCCCGGCGCTTTCCCCGCCGCATGCGCGCCTCGCACCACTCGCGTACCACCGGCGCACGCCGTGGCACCGATCACTCCCTCATCACTCCACCCGGAGTCCCCCTTGGCCACAGGCACGGAACCATCCCGACAGCGGACCGGCGGGGTCCACGGGCCCACCAGGGCTTCGATCGCCGCCCGACATCTGCGGACCGACCGGTGGTGGCTGTCGCCCGCCGGCACCGCGGCGGGACTGCTCGCCTTCATCGTCTACTCGACGTGGCGGGCCTTCTCGAACGCCGACTACTACGCGGCCCCGTACGTCTCGCCCTTCTACTCCCCCTGTCTGGCGGAGAGCTGCGCGACGATGCGCGGCGGCCCCAACGCGGACCTCCTCGGCAGCTGGTGGGGCCTGTCCCCCGCCCTGCTGATCCTGATCTTCCCGCTCGGCTTCCGGCTGACCTGCTACTACTACCGCAAGGCCTACTACCGGGGCTTCTGGGCCTCGCCGCCCGCCTGCGCCGTCGCCGAGCCGCACGCGAGGTACACCGGGGAGACCCGCTTCCCGCTGATCCTCCAGAACGTGCACCGGTACTTCTTCTACGCGGCGGTGCCGGTCGCGGGCATCCTCACCTACGACACCGTGCTGACCTTCCGCGACGACCGTTACGAGTGGGGCCACATGGGCCTCGGGACGCTGTTGTTCCTGGTCAACATCGTGCTGATCTGGGCCTACACCCTGTCGTGCCATTCCTGCCGGCACATCATGGGCGGCCGGCTGAAGCACTTCTCCAAGCACCCGGTGCGCTACCGGATCTGGGGGTGGGTGAGCCGGCTCAACACCCGTCACATGCAGCTCGCGTGGGCCTCGCTGATCAGCGTCGCCGCGTGCGATTTCTACGTCTACCTGGTCGCCGGCGGCGCCTTCACCGACCCGAGGATCTTCTGACATGGCTCAAGTCGACCGACAGCAGTGGGACGTGGTCGTGGTCGGTGCGGGCGGCGCCGGGTTGCGGGCCGCGATCGAGGCCCGCGAACGGGGCGCCCGTACGGCCGTGATCTGCAAGTCCCTCTTCGGCAAGGCCCACACGGTGATGGCGGAGGGCGGGATCGCCGCCTCCATGGGCAACGTGAACGAGGGCGACAACTGGCAGGTGCACTTCCGCGACACCCTGCGCGGCGGCAAGTTCCTCAACCAGTGGCGGATGGCCGAGCTGCACGCGAAGGAAGCACCTGACCGGGTCTGGGAGTTGGAGACCTGGGGCGCCCTGTTCGACCGGACGCCCGACGGGAGGATCTCCCAGCGCAACTTCGGTGGCCACGAGTACCCGCGCCTCGCCCACGTCGGCGACCGGACCGGCCTGGAACTGATCCGCACCCTCCAGCAGAAGATCGTCCAGCTCCAGCAGGAGGACTTCAAGGAGCACGGCGACCACGAGGCCCGGCTCAAGGTCTTCCAGGAGTGCACGGTCACCCGCGTGTTGAAGGATCGCAGCCTGAAGGACGGGGAGAGGGTCTCGGGCACCTTCTGCTACGAGCGCGAGAGCGGCCGCTTCTTCGTCCTGGAGGCGCCGGCCGTGGTGCTGGCCACGGGCGGGATCGGGAAGTCCTTCAAGACCACCTCGAACTCCTGGGAGTACACGGGCGACGGCCACGCGCTGGCCCTCCTCGCGGGCGCGCCGCTGCTGAACATGGAGTTCGTGCAGTTCCACCCGACGGGCATGGTCTGGCCGCCCTCGGTGAAGGGGATCCTCGTCACCGAGTCGGTGCGCGGCGACGGCGGGGTGCTGCGCAACAGCGAGGGCAAGCGGTTCATGTTCGACTACGTCCCGGACGTCTTCAAGGAGAAGTACGCGGAGTCCGAGGAGGAGGGCGACCGCTGGTACGAGGACCCGGACCACAACCGGCGCCCGCCCGAGCTGCTGCCCCGCGACGAGGTGGCGCGGGCCATCAACTCCGAGGTCAAGGCGGGTCGCGGCTCCCCGCACGGCGGGGTCTTCCTGGACGTGTCCACCCGGATGCCCGCCGAGCGGATCAGGCGGCGGCTGCCGTCGATGTACCACCAGTTCAAGGAGCTGGCGGACGTGGACATCACGGCCGAGGCGATGGAGGTCGGCCCGACCTGTCACTACGTGATGGGCGGGATCGCGGTGGAGTCCGACACCGCGGCCACCCTGGGGGTGCCGGGGCTGTTCGCCGCCGGCGAGGTCGCGGGCGGCATGCACGGCTCGAACCGGCTGGGCGGCAACTCCCTGTCCGACCTGCTGGTCTTCGGTCGGCGGGCCGGGCTGCACGCGGCGGCGCACGCCGCCTCGTCCGCCGAACGCCCGGCCGTCTCCCCGACGGAGATCGACGCGGCGGCGCAGGAGGCGCTGGCCCCGTTCCACGCCGCGGAGGGCGCGGAGAACCCGTACACGCTGCACCAGGAGCTCCAGACCACCATGAACGACCTGGTCGGGATCATCCGCCGGGCCGGCGAGATGGCCGAGGCCCTGGAGCGGCTCGCGGGTCTGCGGGAGCGGGCGGCGCGCGCCGGGGTCGAGGGCCACCGGCAGTTCAACCCGGGCTGGCACCTGGCGCTGGACCTGCGGAACATGCTGCTGGTCAGCGAGTGCGTGGCCCGGGCGGCCCTGGAACGCACCGAGAGCCGCGGCGGGCACACCCGCGAGGACTGCCCGGCGATGGAGCGGGACTGGCGGCCGGTGAACCTGCTGTGCCGGCCGGTGGACCCGGCGCCCGCCGATCCCGCGGCCGACCGGATCGAGCTCACGCGGGTCCGCACCGAACCCATCCGTCCCGACCTGCTCGCCCTGTTCGAGAAGGACGAGCTGGTCAAGTACCTCGCCGAAGAGGAGCTCTACGAGTGACTGACTACGACGCCCACTTCCGGATCTGGCGGGGCGACGCGGAGGGCGGGGAGCTGCGGGACTTCACGGTGGAGGTGCACGACGGGGAGGTGGTCCTGGACATCGTGCACCGGCTCCAGGCCACCCAGGCGTCGGATCTCGCGGTCCGCTGGAACTGCAAGGCGGGCAAGTGCGGCTCGTGCAGCGCGGAGGTCAACGGCCGGCCGCGGCTGATGTGCATGACCCGCATGTCCGTCTTCGACCGCGAGGAGACGATCACGGTCACCCCGCTGCGGGCCTTCCCGGTGATCCGGGACCTGGTCACGGACGTGTCGTTCAACTACGAGAAGGCGCGCGAGGTGCCGGCCTTCGTGCCGCCGGAGGGGGTGGCGCCCGGCGCGTACCGGATGCGGCAGGTGGACGTGGAGCGCTCGCAGGAGTTCCGCAAGTGCATCGAGTGCTTCCTGTGCCAGGACACCTGTCACGTGGTGCGGGACCACGAGGAGAACAAGACCTCCTTCGCCGGTCCGCGCTTCCTCATGCGGGTGGCGGAGCTGGACATGCACCCGTTGGACGCGGCCGCCGAGGCGGGACTGGACCGCAAGCGCGCGGCCCAGGACGAGCACGGGCTGGGCTACTGCAACATCACCAAGTGCTGTACGGAGGTCTGCCCCGAGGGCATCAAGATCACGGACAACGCGCTGATCCCCCTGAAGGAACGCGTGGTGGACCGCTCCTACGATCCCCTGGTCTGGCTCGGGAACAAGATCGGCCGGCGTTCGACCCGGTAGCGATCGCGTGCGTGCGATCCGGTGATCACTCCGGGTGCGGGGGTGGGAAACCGCCCATACGCTCCGAAATGTGACTCCGTCGAAGAGACGCACCACCGCCGGGCCGGCAGTACGGGCCGCACTCGCGCTCTGCGCCGCGCTGCTGGCGGTCGGCGGGTGGGGGGTGTCGTCGGCGCCGCCCGCCCGCGCCGACGATCCCGTGACGCTGTCCAAGCAGGGGCAGATCACCGACCGGGTCGGGGCGCTGGGCGACCGCGCGCCGGCCGTCGTGTCCGCGTTGGACAAGCTGTACGCCGACCGCAGGATCCAGCTCTTCGTCACGTACGTCCGGGACTTCTCCGGGCGTTCCCCCCAGAGCTGGGCGGACGCCACGGCGCAGAAGAACGGGCTCGGTCAGAACGACGTCCTGTTGGCCGTGGCGACCGGCGACCGGCAGTACGCCTATTCGGCCGACGTGGACTCCGGCTTCACCGAACAGCAGTTGGCCGGCGTCGCGCGGACCGCCATCGAGCCCGCCTTGCGGGAGAACGACTGGGCGGGCGCCGCGATCGGCGCGGCCAACGGGTACAACGCCGTCCTGGGCGGCCTGCCCGTGCCCGTGCCCACGCTCACCCCCGGCGAGGCGGATCCGGGCGGGTCCGCGAGCGGTGACGGCGCCGGGGA of the Streptomyces sp. NBC_01426 genome contains:
- a CDS encoding succinate dehydrogenase/fumarate reductase iron-sulfur subunit: MTDYDAHFRIWRGDAEGGELRDFTVEVHDGEVVLDIVHRLQATQASDLAVRWNCKAGKCGSCSAEVNGRPRLMCMTRMSVFDREETITVTPLRAFPVIRDLVTDVSFNYEKAREVPAFVPPEGVAPGAYRMRQVDVERSQEFRKCIECFLCQDTCHVVRDHEENKTSFAGPRFLMRVAELDMHPLDAAAEAGLDRKRAAQDEHGLGYCNITKCCTEVCPEGIKITDNALIPLKERVVDRSYDPLVWLGNKIGRRSTR